GTGTAACAAAAGTAACTGTGGTTTCTATTTCCCCCTTTGTCACAGCCCTTTTCTTTTTTGATGTACTTCAATGATATACACGTCGTTTTCAGGGAATTATGTATGGATTGGTTGGATTTGGATGTGGTATTATCGGCCAAGGAATTGCTAACATGATTATGACAGCCAAGAGGTATATTTCTGTTTAGAAGGTTTCATTTCCAACTTTTGCATCGAGTTTGAGTTTCATTACTATCTATTCGTCAATTGAGATCAAAATCACACCAATCAGTTTAATGCAAAATATGTTTTCTTCGCCTGTCTTTTTATGTTCAGTTTCTACGACTTCTAACTTTGGTTGGATGGAGTTCGGTTTACCGAAAGTTGATCCTGTTGTTTACCTAACCTATATCAATGCTTATTTTACTTCTTAAggcatgtttttttattttattttcgcaTCAGGAGCATTAGAAAATCCGATGATGACATTCCAGTCCCACCTCTTTTGAAGAGTGCAGCACTTTGGGGTGAGTTGCTTTACTCCTCCTTGTCCTTCACAACTAAAAGTtctattataatatttataaattaaaaaaatttactttttttcGAAGAAAAGTACCTGGAATAATGATGCAGGCGTTAAGATATCTTTCTTGAAATGTAAAAATTATACCAATGATCTATCCTCTTTAAAGTCTGATTTCCCATTACTTTCAAATATCTGTCTGTTTTATGGGATCTTTTGAAACCCTTTTGTCGATGATTGCTTATTCTCCAACGATATCCTCTTCTCCTCTGCGCTAAAGTGTATATATCTTCTCCAGGTGTGTTTCTGGCAGTTTCTTCAAACACTCGTTATCAGATTATCAATGGGCTCGAGCGTATAGTCGAGGCATCTCCTCTGGCAAAGCAGGTTCCACCTGTTGCATTGGCTTTTACGGTTGGCGTAAGATTCGCCAACAATGTGTATGGTGGCATGCAGTTTGTCGATTGGGCGAGGTGGTCTGGTGTGCAATGACCAATAGAGGAATCAATTATCCTTTCATTTTCTTGTTTTCCAGAAAAACCAAGTATGCTAGCAATTTCTCCGGAACTTGTAGAAAACCAAAATCATCTCTGCGAGGAAAAGTGAAACACTACTTTCCATAAATTTAAGTGTTGTGTGGTGGACTTAATGGTATTCACGCGAGCAATTCGAACTCACGCACGCACGCAAATACACGTATAGCGgcctaaattaaaaaaaaaattcggatgGAACCctgcaaaattcaaaattatatttcCTCGAATGCTCAACAACTGTAAAGCCCGATTTAGTTGGCAATTACGGGTCCTGTCATAGCCCATGACACGCAAAAACACTATCATCAAACcacaaaaaagagagaaaaagagGAACCTATTTTCCAGTTTGAAGATGGCCCATGATACCTCACCCCCCATAATTTTTCCACGTGTTCtattaaatgaataaaaaaatatggtCAACGGTCAAATCCTTAATGTTCCTGTCACTGTGAACCCTGCACACACAACCATAGCTTCGAATATTTCCTAGTTATCCAGCTAATTTTCAGATGTTattagaaattattattattacggCTATTGCCGTTTCCCTCCATATCTTCAAGCTTGTCCTATATATAGGCAGTACAGTGActgtttttttcttcacataACCCAAATTCTCGATCTTTAaaaatcgaaaagaaaaaaaaaaagaatcttCTCTACTCATTTTCCATTCTTCATTTcatcaagaaaacaaaaacaaaattgaaaaaataatgacAAAAATCGACACCCTCCGTCGATTCCTGCTCCCATGCCTCAACCCGACCCCCACATCCCCCACACCACCACCTACCTCCGCCGTGAAGAAACGCCTGAGCACTTCACTCCGGGACGACCTTGATGAGAAGAAACACTTCGCCAATCAAGAAACCATAGAACAAGAACGAGACGCCCAAGAAGAAAGTGATTCATCCTCCTCCGATCCTACCACTCCCATCCCCAACTCTACAGCTATCTCCCACGCGCCGCCGCGTTGTTCTAGAACAATGGTGATTGGAACCATCTTCGGCAGCCGTAGAGGCGGCCACGTGCGGTTCTGCATACAGCACAGCCGCCTCAATACTCGGCCCTCTCTCCTACTCGAGCTCTCGATCCCCACAACCACTCTTATCCAGGAAATGCAATGTGGGCTAGTGCGAATCGCCCTCGAGTTCAATGCCGCGGAATCAGCCGAATCTGAGCTGAATCGATGCCCCCTTCACTTAATCCCCCTGTGGACTCTCTGCTGCAACGGGCGAAAGATCGGATTTGCCGTCCGCCGTAAGGCCACACAGCAGAACAGGCTTATGCTGAAGACCATGCAGAATATCACAGTCGGGGCAGGCGTAATCCCATGCGGGTCTGGGTCGGGTTCAGAGGAAAGCATGTACATGCGGGCTAACTATGAGTGCGTCGTTGGGAGTGCTGACTCGGAGTCTTTCCATTTGATCAACCCTGATGGCGGCCCGGGTCAAGAACTCAGCATTTTCTTGCTTAGGACTAGGTGACTCTTCATTACCAATCGTGTAAAAGATggggattttttttaaagatgcGAAAATTTTGGGGTTTTCTTATATCTTTTGCCATTGCTGAGATTAAGTTTATCTTTTGCTTTCTgaaaaagaatatatgaaaagaTTGTAGGACTAGTAGGAGCGTTCTTGAATTCCTAGCTACAGAGTGTAAGAAGTTACGAGTTAGTTTTTGTTGGCGATTTTTCATTAGAAATAGCTTCAAGAATACGGTCTTTTGTTTACTTCCATTCTTTGCTTACATTGTCTATGTTTAAAACACAACGTTTTGAATTGCCCTTCGAGAACAGATGTTTGGCCCTGTTTAGCTATACTTAAATACTATTACTGTTTCAATAATGTGATCTGCTGTTAATTTGTTAGAGAAGATTCTTGTATTTCATTCTGTGTTACTGTTTGCTTGTTCTGTTACTTCCCTCGAGGAATGCTCTTAATATCTGATAAAATTAGAATATTCCCATGCTTATCTGATGGAAATTAGGCTGGCTGGACAGACTGAAATTTTTAATGATAGTGATATTTCTACTAGGCTGAACCTTCTGCCTCTATTTCAATTATGTGGACAGTGAGGGCACAATACTTTGACTAAGGTGCAGTTATAGTATTGATATTGGGTTGCTCTGAGTTATGCACATTATCATGTATTTACGGTGGAATATATGTGAAAAGTCCGTGTTTCCTACATTAATACACGTGGGATCCATATATAATGAGATATGCTacaagaaatatttcttccggTGTAGCATTGTCTAGAAAAACTGGTATTATTTAAACCTGCATGACATTGCACAGAAAAATGTGGATGCTGAGATATTCATAGCATCTACGTTTGGTATTGCAAGCCCTAAaaagtttcaaattttcaaatggtTGCACAATCATGGTCGTCATGGTAGTGTGACTTTGGAGCCCAGTGGACACTTTTCTTTATCTGCCATATGTTTATATCCAtcattcaaatatttcaatacagCGAAGTCGTAAATATGACAATGTTTACAGGATTTGTTAGTTGGGATTTATATAGAGGAAAGCAATAGGCTATTCATTAAAGTCTTATTTTTAATCCTAAACAGCAGCATTGTTACCTTCACGACCATTGGCCAATGCTGATGTTATTTGTGTATTCTTGTAAGAATATTGACTAGCGAGGGAAGGTATAGGCACAAAGATTCACAGCTGTAATTCCTGCTAACAAACAGTAGAAATAATCTAGCTGGCTGCTATTCAAATTTTTGCCAGACCAACCTTTTACGCCCTTTTCTGTAACATGGTCTACTAGAGTTATCAAAAGAATGCTCAGAAAGTTTGCAACACCAAGCACGCTGAGGTAAAATGCTATGCCTAAGCTTCTCATTGAATCCGGaacttgatcgtaaaagtactcTTGCAATCCTACAAGTGTGAATCCATCTCCTACTCCGATTAAAATAAATTGTGGTAATAGCCAAAATACGCTCATCGAAGATGAACCCTCAATTGATATTTTCTCCACAATGCTCTGTCTTTTCCTCTCCACCAAGGTAGCTACTACCATAGTTGCAACTGAGAAAATCATCCCTATACCAATTCTTTGGAGAATGTTGATTCCTCTCTCGTTGCCGGTTACTTTTCTTAGCAAGGGTACAAGGATTTTATCCTAGAACGTTACAGAAAAATATCATTCCAATGGCTGCCGTAGCATATATTGAGGCTGCTAGGATCATGAAATCTTGAGTAAGTTTACGATTCAGTGTTGCTTCTTGTTTGATGAAGAATGTAGCAGCCTGTGCTACACAAATACCTAACGGTACAGTGGTAAACCAGATTGGCACCATGTTGGCCATAGGCTTCATCTCCTCCAATTTGGTTACAGTTGCTCATCTCCatggatttatttcattatctGTCAAGTTTTGTCTGTTATTAATGATTGCCGCTCTGTCGAGAAACCTGATACATGTGGTGAAAAGATGATTAGTTTCTTAAACTCTGaacaaatattaaattatagCATTTAAATCTTATGTTTGCTATCCTAAATCTTCTTTTTGATGCTATCTTAACGCTctcctgtattattttatcatCATTTCCTATCAACAGATTCTCGCCTTAGTAATTTATAGTGCTTCACTAGCTCTGAAGTTCATATGGCATTCACAAGCGGAGCATAACTAAAGTCTAACCTATCTCATCTGTACTAAGATTCACAAATTTGGAACTTTtttaaatttgcattttttttttaaatttgcatATTTGGCATTTGAATTTGTGAATCTTAGTACAGATGAGATAGGTTAGACTTTAGTTATGCCCCACCAGTGAATGCCATATGAACTTCAGAGAGTATTCCTAGCATTTTCGCACAAATTCGAACACATCATCTTCAAATATATGACATGTGATTGTGTCTGCCCATCAACTCgtaataaaagattgttgtaACTTATAGATAAGTCAAATATATAAAAAGAAACAAGACAAACAAATAAGGAGAAAGGCCATTTAGAATCAATATGGAAAAATCCtactaaaatattattatttatttattttcccaAGAAGCTTCCAGCATGTAGAATCCGTGTAAGGGGCGGGACCGCCTTTTGCTGTCAGCATGTATCTTCTGTTCTAGAACCCCAAGTATAAAAAAGCCAGCTTCTAGTGTGTATTACTCCAAAACAAGTAAAGGGTCAAAGATCCCTAAGAAAAGTAATCTTTTATTTGAGCATAAATACACCTCTGTTTCCGAATTATGAACTATGAAGTTTCAGAAGAAAACCATAATACATTACCGATGAGCTTACTCAGACCCCCTCTCCATTTCTTGATGCTTATTATCATATTTTGTTTCATATTTCAAGATTCAAGATTTCTTGAAGCTAGGCCACTTCCCTCCCTTCCTCAACAGAGTAAGGCCACGTGATGTTCGATATTAGTTACATTTTTAAACGAGAAAAACTTCGAATTTTATATAACACTCGACTAAATTTTTGTGTGTGTCGCTGTGATAAGTATATATAgtatatttgtttatttactCGATATTATATATACTTGATGTTGTTATTAACATTGTGAGTGATTATGAATAGGTGTGTCTAAAATTATTGCAACTCTTGGAGTGGTTTGCAAGTGTTGTGACGTTGAAGAATGTGCAATTTCATGGGATGGGTCTTGCTCAAACCTAAAGTGCCTGCCATGGAAATTACAGTAACCCTTTTAATATTCATTTGTATAATCTTGAATCGATCACTTTAATCATAGTAATGAgtacaaaataattaaattgcgtttggcttattaattattttttgctGGTCAAATAGGCACCAGTAAATATTAATCATCCACTTTCATACAACTCTGTTATGTATAACTAGAGgatgataaaaaattgtatgagacggtctcacgggtcgtattttgtgagacagatattttatttgggtcatccataaaaaaatattactttttatgctaagactataactttttattgtgaatatcggtagggttgactggtctcacagataaatatttgtgagatcgtctcataagagaTCTACTCCTAGAGGATtggataatatttattttgtaggAAAAATAAGAACACTTCAAAATATTAACAAATccttatttaaattgtttttttttttccaattgatGTTAACCGTATTTGAAATGCAATTTTTATAAATGGACTCTAGAAGCACGAGTTTATCTTATAAAATGTAGTTGTCAACTACTTTATTCTAGGTTGAGTTTAGATGGAAAGAATTTAATTTGACGAAGAGAAGAGTATTTGAAATAACTTTCATGTTgtgatgaatttgaaatttatcacaatgattcaaaaaaaaatttgtccaAACAAACTAATGAATTTGTATATAGTTTTTGGGAAAGATGGTCGGGTTTAACATTTTACTAAAATTGAAAAGGTTTCAACACTGTTAACCATGTCGAAGGACCTTTAACAGATTCGATGGAATCTGAAAAAAATAGCATAACCATCCtatatcatataataataataaaatggaGTCCCATTTTCAAATATTTGGGCTTCATTGATTAGTGGATTATTCATGGTCCCCAACAAGTAGAATCCATTAAATTTCATGGACCTGAGAACGAATCAAACAAGGATCTCATACAAAATATATGAGAATCTATTAAATGAGTTGGGTGGGCAATCTACGGGACATTGATGAGTATTTTCGAAGATTTTTGACCTGATGGGATCAACCACTGGCCTGCATTGTGAGTACTGTTGACCGGGTAGGATGAGCTCGAGTCAGATGATATGCACACActcaaaaaagaaaatatt
The sequence above is a segment of the Primulina tabacum isolate GXHZ01 chromosome 6, ASM2559414v2, whole genome shotgun sequence genome. Coding sequences within it:
- the LOC142548580 gene encoding protein MIZU-KUSSEI 1-like, with the protein product MTKIDTLRRFLLPCLNPTPTSPTPPPTSAVKKRLSTSLRDDLDEKKHFANQETIEQERDAQEESDSSSSDPTTPIPNSTAISHAPPRCSRTMVIGTIFGSRRGGHVRFCIQHSRLNTRPSLLLELSIPTTTLIQEMQCGLVRIALEFNAAESAESELNRCPLHLIPLWTLCCNGRKIGFAVRRKATQQNRLMLKTMQNITVGAGVIPCGSGSGSEESMYMRANYECVVGSADSESFHLINPDGGPGQELSIFLLRTRCV